One window of the Penaeus vannamei isolate JL-2024 chromosome 31, ASM4276789v1, whole genome shotgun sequence genome contains the following:
- the LOC113826499 gene encoding membrane metallo-endopeptidase-like 1 isoform X2, translated as MAGANKRTTVCLTTVAVVFIVVIIILCVIPRPCRKGEACYDEGQSKNAFISGVITDTSTTQTSTTSTETTTTETTSTETIVVTTPATVSETTSSTTYSSTSTSVSTTSSSEAMPPVTEPSVTETTTETSDLAETTPVTKADENTTEVVTVTETTEAITDTTAETTEAETTMTTTEEIPTTTEEYTFTYMEGRDCNTTACRRLAARMLDMMDNGDISPCTDFYQYSCGGVVDNGFLKPENPQYYVDRIIGGELASVLPDDPDLGAAKVFFDGCLRTSNQGVLERLSDSMKVFSALESLCDATSGTGAFDLTETLTTMMKMHFTPLFDLTLDVDGDDPDSFVLRLSLPTFTSPFGENLPHTVCVGEYHSELAAAKQRGGVFNLDEQYDKYNECVRKGKGSNTRYMKMKEMVKNMDLIGNHTEVNMTQRLNQVIIDLDFFIRPIVQEFPEKSTFRLHNLEKKYDTMSLAELMALEGFSENIDWHKLVSDLLGISADPKTIKLQVYFKDRLQRIIEHVNENIYDASNIHAMFMMLWSEQLYNDFVDPLGVAMGSPDYCLRIVKNLMHDFSSYLYLEALGPSLDEYQQQINTMVRLTKKTAEEQLLRAHPSSSSNLLVEKLRKMTGETMDLQTSKNILAQSMMGVNSTGNFIEDCRTLLLRYRSYLYSMYTRGPSNPEVMWNQFLQPYKSYGTYVYAMNKFLIPYGAMAPPLFYGDDVPNYINFAGIGHMIAHELMHSFDGTGIYYDGEKRNQDKIPESHLYVPHTECLSEKLIYPQVVNTTADLDTNFTLPHRLALNELLSDSAATRLAWETYISLRGRGGGSQTSRRRRSLDWYPPGARAKRQALMPPPAPPKPLPSTNTSEPKLPFLDLTPIQLYFLRTAQTQCSATSDIMFNVKEDEHLPSRLRVNMVLMNDPLFAEAFQCQRGSPMVAEEQCDFSLG; from the exons ATGGCAGGAGCAAATAAGAGAACCACGGTCTGTCTGACGACTGTGGCCGTTGTGTTCATCGTCGTGATCATCATCTTGTGCGTTATACCGAGGCCCTGCAGGAAGGGCGAGGCCTGCTATGACGAG GGACAATCGAAGAATGCCTTTATCTCCGGCGTCATCACTGACACTAGCACCACCCAGACCTCAACCACTAGTACTGAAACCACGACAACTGAAACCACGTCAACTGAAACAATTGTAGTTACTACGCCTGCGACCGTCAGCGAGACCACATCTTCGACTACTTATTCTTCCACTTCAACTTCTGTGTCCACGACATCCTCTTCTGAAGCCATGCCACCTGTGACCGAACCATCGGTCACGGAAACCACTACTGAGACGTCGGACCTCGCTGAAACGACGCCTGTGACAAAGGCAGATGAGAATACAACCGAGGTTGTGACAGTAACAGAGACAACTGAGGCAATAACGGACACAACAGCGGAGACAACGGAGGctgaaacaacaatgacaactacTGAAGAGATTCCAACAACCACAGAAGAATATACTTTCACCTACATGGAAG GGAGGGACTGCAACACTACAGCTTGCAGACGTTTAGCGGCGCGCATGCTCGACATGATGGACAATGGGGATATCAGCCCCTGTACG GACTTCTACCAGTACTCGTGTGGCGGTGTGGTGGACAACGGCTTCCTCAAACCCGAGAATCCTCAGTATTATGTCGACAGAATTATCGGAG GAGAGCTCGCGTCAGTGCTTCCGGATGACCCGGACTTAGGTGCTGCGAAGGTCTTCTTTGACGGCTGTCTGCGGACGAGCAACCAGGGCGTGTTAGAGCGACTGAGCGATAGCATGAAAGTGTTCTCGGCCCTTGAATCGCTGTGCGACGCGACCAGCGGGACGGGCGCTTTTGACCTGACCGAAACCTTGACTACGATGATGAAGATGCATTT CACTCCACTCTTCGACCTGACGTTAGACGTGGATGGCGATGATCCAGACAGTTTCgttctccgactctctctcccgACGTTCACCTCACCCTTCGGCGAGAATCTGCCGCACACGGTTTGCGTCGGGGAATACCACTCCGAGCTGGCAGCCGCCAAACAGCGGGGCGGGGTCTTCAACTTGGACGAACAGTACGACAAGTACAACGAGTGTGTG AGGAAAGGCAAAGGCTCGAATACTCGTTAcatgaaaatgaaggaaatggtGAAGAACATGGATCTAATCGGCAATCACACTGAAGTGAACATGACGCAAAGGCTCAATCAAGTCATAATCGACCTGGATTTCTTCATTCGGCCAATTGTGCAG gaATTTCCCGAGAAGTCAACATTCCGTCTGCATAATTTGGAAAAGAAGTACGACACAATGTCTTTAGCCGAGTTGATGGCTTTGGAAGGATTCAGCGAGAAT ATCGACTGGCACAAACTCGTATCCGATCTGCTGGGCATCAGCGCCGACCCCAAGACCATTAAGTTGCAGGTCTACTTCAAAGACAGGCTGCAGAGAATCATCGAGCACGTTAACGAAAATATTTACGA CGCATCCAACATTCATGCCATGTTCATGATGCTGTGGAGTGAACAGCTGTACAACGACTTCGTCGACCCCCTCGgggttgccatgggctctcccgACTACTGCCTCCGCATCGTCAAGAATCTCATGCACGACTTCTCGTCTTACCTCTACCTGGAGGCCTTGGGACCCAGCCTCGACGAGTATCAGCAACAG ATCAACACGATGGTCCGACTGACGAAGAAGACGGCCGAAGAGCAACTCCTTCGAGCGCATCCTTCCTCGTCCAGCAACTTGCTCGTCGAGAAGCTGCGCAAAATGACCGGCGAGACGATGGACCTCCAGACCTCAAAAAACATCCTGGCACAGAGCATGATGGGG gTGAATAGTACTGGGAACTTCATTGAAGACTGCCGGACACTCCTGCTGCGGTACAGATCTTActtatacagtatgtatacaagAGGTCCCTCCAATCCGGAAGTTAT GTGGAATCAGTTCCTTCAACCTTACAAAAGTTACGGTACCTACGTCTACGCCATGAACAAATTCT TGATCCCGTACGGTGCCATGGCGCCGCCGCTCTTCTATGGCGACGACGTCCCCAATTACATCAACTTCGCTGGCATTGGACACATGATCGCTCACGAGCTCATGCACAGCTTTGACGGCACAG GTATCTACTACGACGGTGAAAAAAGGAACCAGGATAAGATCCCTGAGAGTCACCTTTATGTACCTCATACTGAGTGTCTGTCAGAAAAACTCATTTATCCCCAAGTTGTTAATACAACAGCAGACCTTGACACAAACTTCACG CTGCCGCACCGCCTGGCCCTCAACGAACTTCTTTCGGACTCGGCGGCCACCAGACTGGCCTGGGAAACCTACATCTCCTTAC GTGGCCGGGGTGGAGGCAGCCAGACCAGCCGCCGGCGACGGTCCCTGGACTGGTACCCCCCGGGGGCTCGGGCCAAACGCCAGGCCTTGATGCCGCCTCCGGCACCTCCTAAGCCCTTGCCTTCGACCAACACTTCGGAGCCAAAGCTGCCTTTCCTGGACCTGACACCCATTCAACTCTACTTCCTCCGCACAGCACAG ACGCAGTGCAGCGCCACCAGTGACATCATGTTTAACGTCAAGGAGGATGAGCACCTGCCGTCTCGCCTCAG agTGAACATGGTGCTGATGAACGACCCGCTGTTCGCCGAGGCCTTCCAGTGCCAGCGGGGGTCGCCCATGGTGGCCGAGGAGCAGTGCGACTTCTCCTTGGGGTAG
- the LOC113826499 gene encoding membrane metallo-endopeptidase-like 1 isoform X1 produces MAGANKRTTVCLTTVAVVFIVVIIILCVIPRPCRKGEACYDEGQSKNAFISGVITDTSTTQTSTTSTETTTTETTSTETIVVTTPATVSETTSSTTYSSTSTSVSTTSSSEAMPPVTEPSVTETTTETSDLAETTPVTKADENTTEVVTVTETTEAITDTTAETTEAETTMTTTEEIPTTTEEYTFTYMEGRDCNTTACRRLAARMLDMMDNGDISPCTDFYQYSCGGVVDNGFLKPENPQYYVDRIIGGELASVLPDDPDLGAAKVFFDGCLRTSNQGVLERLSDSMKVFSALESLCDATSGTGAFDLTETLTTMMKMHFTPLFDLTLDVDGDDPDSFVLRLSLPTFTSPFGENLPHTVCVGEYHSELAAAKQRGGVFNLDEQYDKYNECVRKGKGSNTRYMKMKEMVKNMDLIGNHTEVNMTQRLNQVIIDLDFFIRPIVQEFPEKSTFRLHNLEKKYDTMSLAELMALEGFSENIDWHKLVSDLLGISADPKTIKLQVYFKDRLQRIIEHVNENIYDASNIHAMFMMLWSEQLYNDFVDPLGVAMGSPDYCLRIVKNLMHDFSSYLYLEALGPSLDEYQQQINTMVRLTKKTAEEQLLRAHPSSSSNLLVEKLRKMTGETMDLQTSKNILAQSMMGVNSTGNFIEDCRTLLLRYRSYLYSMYTRGPSNPEVMWNQFLQPYKSYGTYVYAMNKFLIPYGAMAPPLFYGDDVPNYINFAGIGHMIAHELMHSFDGTGIYYDGEKRNQDKIPESHLYVPHTECLSEKLIYPQVVNTTADLDTNFTLPHRLALNELLSDSAATRLAWETYISLLTDAAAPTSSPSTPLTGGRGGGSQTSRRRRSLDWYPPGARAKRQALMPPPAPPKPLPSTNTSEPKLPFLDLTPIQLYFLRTAQTQCSATSDIMFNVKEDEHLPSRLRVNMVLMNDPLFAEAFQCQRGSPMVAEEQCDFSLG; encoded by the exons ATGGCAGGAGCAAATAAGAGAACCACGGTCTGTCTGACGACTGTGGCCGTTGTGTTCATCGTCGTGATCATCATCTTGTGCGTTATACCGAGGCCCTGCAGGAAGGGCGAGGCCTGCTATGACGAG GGACAATCGAAGAATGCCTTTATCTCCGGCGTCATCACTGACACTAGCACCACCCAGACCTCAACCACTAGTACTGAAACCACGACAACTGAAACCACGTCAACTGAAACAATTGTAGTTACTACGCCTGCGACCGTCAGCGAGACCACATCTTCGACTACTTATTCTTCCACTTCAACTTCTGTGTCCACGACATCCTCTTCTGAAGCCATGCCACCTGTGACCGAACCATCGGTCACGGAAACCACTACTGAGACGTCGGACCTCGCTGAAACGACGCCTGTGACAAAGGCAGATGAGAATACAACCGAGGTTGTGACAGTAACAGAGACAACTGAGGCAATAACGGACACAACAGCGGAGACAACGGAGGctgaaacaacaatgacaactacTGAAGAGATTCCAACAACCACAGAAGAATATACTTTCACCTACATGGAAG GGAGGGACTGCAACACTACAGCTTGCAGACGTTTAGCGGCGCGCATGCTCGACATGATGGACAATGGGGATATCAGCCCCTGTACG GACTTCTACCAGTACTCGTGTGGCGGTGTGGTGGACAACGGCTTCCTCAAACCCGAGAATCCTCAGTATTATGTCGACAGAATTATCGGAG GAGAGCTCGCGTCAGTGCTTCCGGATGACCCGGACTTAGGTGCTGCGAAGGTCTTCTTTGACGGCTGTCTGCGGACGAGCAACCAGGGCGTGTTAGAGCGACTGAGCGATAGCATGAAAGTGTTCTCGGCCCTTGAATCGCTGTGCGACGCGACCAGCGGGACGGGCGCTTTTGACCTGACCGAAACCTTGACTACGATGATGAAGATGCATTT CACTCCACTCTTCGACCTGACGTTAGACGTGGATGGCGATGATCCAGACAGTTTCgttctccgactctctctcccgACGTTCACCTCACCCTTCGGCGAGAATCTGCCGCACACGGTTTGCGTCGGGGAATACCACTCCGAGCTGGCAGCCGCCAAACAGCGGGGCGGGGTCTTCAACTTGGACGAACAGTACGACAAGTACAACGAGTGTGTG AGGAAAGGCAAAGGCTCGAATACTCGTTAcatgaaaatgaaggaaatggtGAAGAACATGGATCTAATCGGCAATCACACTGAAGTGAACATGACGCAAAGGCTCAATCAAGTCATAATCGACCTGGATTTCTTCATTCGGCCAATTGTGCAG gaATTTCCCGAGAAGTCAACATTCCGTCTGCATAATTTGGAAAAGAAGTACGACACAATGTCTTTAGCCGAGTTGATGGCTTTGGAAGGATTCAGCGAGAAT ATCGACTGGCACAAACTCGTATCCGATCTGCTGGGCATCAGCGCCGACCCCAAGACCATTAAGTTGCAGGTCTACTTCAAAGACAGGCTGCAGAGAATCATCGAGCACGTTAACGAAAATATTTACGA CGCATCCAACATTCATGCCATGTTCATGATGCTGTGGAGTGAACAGCTGTACAACGACTTCGTCGACCCCCTCGgggttgccatgggctctcccgACTACTGCCTCCGCATCGTCAAGAATCTCATGCACGACTTCTCGTCTTACCTCTACCTGGAGGCCTTGGGACCCAGCCTCGACGAGTATCAGCAACAG ATCAACACGATGGTCCGACTGACGAAGAAGACGGCCGAAGAGCAACTCCTTCGAGCGCATCCTTCCTCGTCCAGCAACTTGCTCGTCGAGAAGCTGCGCAAAATGACCGGCGAGACGATGGACCTCCAGACCTCAAAAAACATCCTGGCACAGAGCATGATGGGG gTGAATAGTACTGGGAACTTCATTGAAGACTGCCGGACACTCCTGCTGCGGTACAGATCTTActtatacagtatgtatacaagAGGTCCCTCCAATCCGGAAGTTAT GTGGAATCAGTTCCTTCAACCTTACAAAAGTTACGGTACCTACGTCTACGCCATGAACAAATTCT TGATCCCGTACGGTGCCATGGCGCCGCCGCTCTTCTATGGCGACGACGTCCCCAATTACATCAACTTCGCTGGCATTGGACACATGATCGCTCACGAGCTCATGCACAGCTTTGACGGCACAG GTATCTACTACGACGGTGAAAAAAGGAACCAGGATAAGATCCCTGAGAGTCACCTTTATGTACCTCATACTGAGTGTCTGTCAGAAAAACTCATTTATCCCCAAGTTGTTAATACAACAGCAGACCTTGACACAAACTTCACG CTGCCGCACCGCCTGGCCCTCAACGAACTTCTTTCGGACTCGGCGGCCACCAGACTGGCCTGGGAAACCTACATCTCCTTAC TCACAGACGCTGCCGCTCCAACATCGTCGCCAAGCACACCTCTCACAG GTGGCCGGGGTGGAGGCAGCCAGACCAGCCGCCGGCGACGGTCCCTGGACTGGTACCCCCCGGGGGCTCGGGCCAAACGCCAGGCCTTGATGCCGCCTCCGGCACCTCCTAAGCCCTTGCCTTCGACCAACACTTCGGAGCCAAAGCTGCCTTTCCTGGACCTGACACCCATTCAACTCTACTTCCTCCGCACAGCACAG ACGCAGTGCAGCGCCACCAGTGACATCATGTTTAACGTCAAGGAGGATGAGCACCTGCCGTCTCGCCTCAG agTGAACATGGTGCTGATGAACGACCCGCTGTTCGCCGAGGCCTTCCAGTGCCAGCGGGGGTCGCCCATGGTGGCCGAGGAGCAGTGCGACTTCTCCTTGGGGTAG